From the genome of Natrinema marinum:
CCGCGTTCACGGCGAGTCACCTCCGGAGCGCGGCCCGCGAGCGCGGTCGGCCGACGGCTCGGGTGCTGCGCTCGAGTCCCCCACGGCCGGTTCGATACCGACTCCCCAGGCGCGCTGGGCGAACACCCAGAAGACGACCGACGCGAGCCCCATCCAGCCGACGTGCCACCAGAGCCACACCGGCAGGCCGGCGACGACGGCCGACGACCCCCAGAGGAACCACGGCACCGCGAGCGCGGCGAGAACGATCGCTATCGCGAGCCAGATCCCGGTTTCGTTGCGAGGCATACCCGAGCGTTGGGCCCGACGTGGGTAATTCTTACTGTTCGAAGGACGATATCGAAGAGAATAATTCATCAGTTCTGCGACGGGGCCACGTCACGCGATTTCCGGTAGCTGAAATCGCTCTTTCACCGAGGAAAAAGGGTATAGGTGTCTGACAGAGAATAGGAATCGAACCCCACATGGCCCGTCTGTTTCCCTTTCGCTCCGAGACGGCCGCCGAAGAGGGCCAACCCCGCGTCGTCGACCTCGAGGGCGAGGACGCCGACGCGGTCTTCGCCGCCCTCTCCTCGACGACGGCCCGCCGGATCTACGCCCATCTCGACGACGAACCCGCGACGCCGAGCGACATCGCCGACGCGATCGACTCCTCGATCCAGAACGTCCGCTACCACTTAGAGAAACTCGAGGACGCCGGCCTCGTCGAGGTCGTCGACACCTGGTACTCCTCGCGGGGCAACGAGATGAGCGTCTACGCGACGACCGACGGCCCGCTGATCGTAACCAGCAACGAGTCGCGTGCGACGCAACTGAAAGAGGCTCTCTCGCGGTTCATCGGCGGCGTCGGCGCGCTCGCTGGCGGTAGTCTGCTGGTGCAGTATGGTCTCACGCGGTGGCTCGCGCCGACCCCGGCGGGAACCGCCAACAGCGGCTCGCGGTCGGAGTCGGACGGAGCGGGCAACGGGAACGCGGGCGACGGCTCGAGCGACGGCGGCGGCTTCGGAATCGAGAGCACAAACGGCTCGAACGAGACGACGACCGGAAGCGGCGGCGCGGAACAGACGGATTCGGCCCTCGACGCCGGCAACGAAACGGCCCAGAACGCCACTGACGGCGGACTCGAGGCCGCGGAAGCGGTGTTCGCGACCGTCCCGCCCGGACTGCTCTTTTTCCTCGGCGGACTCGTCGTCCTGCTCGCGGTGACGGTCTACTGGTACCGGACTCGACCGGCCCACTGAGCCAGCGTCCCGCGACCGGTGTGGCGAGCGCGAGCCGGGCTCGAACGCGTTCTCGAGCCTCCATCGAGGTCAACAGCTATTTCCCCCCCACGGACGAAATCGTATATAAACAGGTCTCTGGACGCGATGCCCGCGTCACCGCGCCCCTCGCGGGGACAGATCTCCAATGGAAGACACCTCGAAATACCTCATTCACGCGGACGTTACGGCTGACGGGGTCGTCGAGCGCAGCGACGTCGTCGGCGCGATCTTCGGGCAAACCGAAGGTCTACTCGGCGACGAGTTAGACCTGCGCGACCTCCGTCAGTCCGGTAAAGTCGGCCGCATCGACGTCGAAATCGCGAGCACCGGGGGCAACTCCCACGGTCAGGTAACGATCGCCACCAGCCTCGACAAGGTCGAGACCGCCACCCTCGCGGCCGCCCTCGAGACGATCTCCCGTGTCGGTCCCTGCCGGGCCGACCTCGAGATCCGCGAAATCGAGGACGTGCGGGCGGCGAAGCGAAAGGAGGTCGTCGACCGCGCGAAGGAACTGCTCCGGACGGGCTTCGACGACACGATCATGTCCTCCGACGAGATCTTGGCGGAGGTACGCGAGCACGTCCGCGTCGAGGACATTACCGAGTACGAAGGGCTGCCCGCCGGCCCCCGCGTGACCGACAGCGACGCCATCATCGTCGTCGAAGGTCGGGCCGACGTGCTCGCCATGCTCAAGTACGGCATCAAAAACGCCATCGCGGTCGAAGGAACGAGCGTCCCCGACGCGGTCGCCGAACTCACGCGCCACCGCACCGTCACCGCCTTCCTCGACGGCGACCGCGGCGGCGATCTCATTCTCGAGGAGCTCGCCCAGGTCGGCGACATCGACTACGTCGCCTTCGCGCCCGCCGACAGTTCCGTCGAGGAACTGGACCACCACGAACTGTTCGCCGCCCTCCGGAACAAGGTCCCCTACGAGACCGTCTCGGAACTGAACGAACCTCGAGAAGCGGTCGCCGCGACCGACGGGAGCACGACGCCGGCGCCGCCGCCGTCCGACGCCGGGACCGCGTCGCCGACGGTCGTCGACGAGGCAGGGGCCGATGCCGAGTGCGATTCCAAAGCGTCGTCCGCAGCGACCGACTCGAGCGACGCGACCGCATCGACGGCGGCCGGCGACGGACCGCCGTCGAGAGCAAAGACCGATCGAGCGAACGCCGGTTCGTCGCCGAATTCGGCACAATCAGCACAGCCTGTGGGCGAACGCGAGGATGAAGCGACCGATCGCAGCGAGCGGCGATCGCAGGCAGCCGACGACGCGGACCACGAACCCGAAACAGTCTACGGCCACGCGACGGCGGTCATCCGCGCGGATACCGACCGCGTTCGGTTCCTCGACGCCGACGGCGAGCGAATCACCGACACCGACGCGTCCGACGCGTACGATGCCCTCGAGTCGGTCGATCCGGTGCCGACGACGGTCGTGCTCGACGACATTCTGGGCCAGCAACTGCTCGATCTGGCGGCCGACCGTGGCGTCGAGCGGATCGTCG
Proteins encoded in this window:
- a CDS encoding ArsR/SmtB family transcription factor, with the protein product MARLFPFRSETAAEEGQPRVVDLEGEDADAVFAALSSTTARRIYAHLDDEPATPSDIADAIDSSIQNVRYHLEKLEDAGLVEVVDTWYSSRGNEMSVYATTDGPLIVTSNESRATQLKEALSRFIGGVGALAGGSLLVQYGLTRWLAPTPAGTANSGSRSESDGAGNGNAGDGSSDGGGFGIESTNGSNETTTGSGGAEQTDSALDAGNETAQNATDGGLEAAEAVFATVPPGLLFFLGGLVVLLAVTVYWYRTRPAH
- a CDS encoding DUF3311 domain-containing protein, giving the protein MPRNETGIWLAIAIVLAALAVPWFLWGSSAVVAGLPVWLWWHVGWMGLASVVFWVFAQRAWGVGIEPAVGDSSAAPEPSADRARGPRSGGDSP
- the dnaG gene encoding DNA primase DnaG produces the protein MEDTSKYLIHADVTADGVVERSDVVGAIFGQTEGLLGDELDLRDLRQSGKVGRIDVEIASTGGNSHGQVTIATSLDKVETATLAAALETISRVGPCRADLEIREIEDVRAAKRKEVVDRAKELLRTGFDDTIMSSDEILAEVREHVRVEDITEYEGLPAGPRVTDSDAIIVVEGRADVLAMLKYGIKNAIAVEGTSVPDAVAELTRHRTVTAFLDGDRGGDLILEELAQVGDIDYVAFAPADSSVEELDHHELFAALRNKVPYETVSELNEPREAVAATDGSTTPAPPPSDAGTASPTVVDEAGADAECDSKASSAATDSSDATASTAAGDGPPSRAKTDRANAGSSPNSAQSAQPVGEREDEATDRSERRSQAADDADHEPETVYGHATAVIRADTDRVRFLDADGERITDTDASDAYDALESVDPVPTTVVLDDILGQQLLDLAADRGVERIVARSLGQFTKRPTGVRIHAVDDIAEQPPKEP